A genomic window from Populus alba chromosome 19, ASM523922v2, whole genome shotgun sequence includes:
- the LOC118038701 gene encoding disease resistance protein RPV1-like — protein MVVFLLFLNIFLFVYIWRFIIRSRHVSPSPSTPSTLTTAQPQVIKYHDVFLSFRGEDTRVGFTSHLHAALKRKQVPTFVDDQLVRGDEISASLLRTIEEAKLSVIVFSANYASSKWCLEELAKILERRRTNGQIVIPVFYQVDPSHVRNQAGSFGDAFARLIKKKALTMDKEKSFTDALTDAANLSGWTLRESQLESEFIEKIIGDVLKKLHAMSSSHTMTGLFGIDVRVRKVESLLNMESPDVLIIGIMGNGWYR, from the exons ATggtggtttttttattgtttctcaatatctttttgtttgtttatatctGGAGATTCATCATACGAAGCCGCCATGTTTCTCCATCGCCATCCACTCCTTCCACCTTAACCACCGCCCAGCCACAAgtaattaaatatcatgatgTCTTCCTTAGTTTCAGGGGAGAAGACACTCGTGTTGGTTTTACCAGCCACCTCCATGCTGCTTTGAAACGGAAACAAGTCCCAACTTTCGTAGATGATCAGCTTGTGAGAGGAGATGAGATTTCGGCATCACTTCTGAGAACAATTGAAGAGGCCAAGCTTtctgtgattgttttttctgcAAACTATGCATCTTCCAAATGGTGCTTGGAGGAGCTTGCAAAGATTCTTGAACGTAGAAGAACTAATGGACAGATAGTTATTCCGGTATTCTACCAGGTGGATCCATCCCATGTAAGAAATCAAGCAGGAAGCTTTGGGGATGCATTTGCTAGACTTATAAAGAAGAAAGCTCTGACGATGGACAAAGAGAAGAGCTTCACAGACGCTTTGACGGATGCAGCCAATCTATCTGGATGGACCTTAAGGGAGTCTCA GCTGGAGTCtgaatttattgagaaaatCATCGgagatgttttgaaaaaattgcatGCCATGTCTTCAAGTCACACTATGACGGGTCTATTTGGAATTGATGTTCGTGTTAGAAAAGTTGAGTCTTTGTTAAATATGGAATCGCCAGATGTTCTCATTATAGGGATAATGGGGAATGGGTGGTATCGGTAA
- the LOC118038704 gene encoding disease resistance-like protein DSC1, whose translation MHDLLQEMAFNIVRAESDFPGERSRLCHPRDVVQVLEENKGTQRIKGISLDTSKLSRHIHLKSDAFAMMDGLRFLDFSCQEDKMHLPPTGLEYLPNKLIYLKLHGFPSKSLPPFFNAEHLVELDLCGSKLVKLWTGVKDVGNLREIDLSNCPYLTKLPDLSMAKNLVCLSLVNCPSLTEVPSSLQYLDKLEELDLDLSYNLTSFPMLDSKVLRKLAIRRCLDMTTCPTISQNMKSLHLAETSIKEVPQSVASELESLYLNDCPEVTKFPDYLEDIEELYLSRTAIKEVPSSIQFLTRLSYLDMNGCSKLESFPEITVPMKSLQSLHLSKTGIKEIPSSSFKHMTSLTALFLDGTPIKALPELPPSLTTLTTHDCPSLETVTSTINIAWLWHRLDFRNCFKLDQKPLVAAMHLKIQSGEEIKGFDETIRMVLPGSEIPEWFGDKGIGSSLTIQLPSNCHQLKGIAFCLVFPPPLPYHEMPYEFDDHPEVRVNVVCHVKSKNGEHDGDDEVVLNSLKTCDSDHMILHYVLRLVNNLSKYSGNEVTFKFYHAVSPWGRRVDHEIRRPVELKSCGVYLHFDENLPADKSSEEN comes from the exons ATGCATGATTTACTACAAGAAATGGCATTTAACATTGTTCGTGCAGAATCTGATTTTCCTGGCGAACGTAGCAGGTTATGTCATCCTCGTGATGTCGTTCAAGTATTGGAGGAAAATAAG GGAACTCAAAGAATTAAAGGCATATCTTTGGACACGTCTAAGTTATCGAGACACATACACTTGAAATCTGATGCCTTCGCAATGATGGATGGTCTTAGATTTCTCGATTTCTCTTGCCAAGAAGATAAAATGCACCTTCCTCCTACTGGCCTCGAATATCTTCCTAATAAGCTGATATATTTGAAATTGCATGGGTTCCCTTCGAAATCCTTGCCGCCATTTTTTAATGCTGAACACCTTGTTGAGCTTGACCTGTGCGGAAGCAAGCTTGTAAAGCTTTGGACAGGAGTAAAG GATGTTGGAAATTTAAGAGAAATTGACCTATCTAACTGTCCATATTTGACGAAATTGCCAGATCTATCAATGGCAAAAAATTTAGTGTGCTTAAGCCTTGTGAACTGTCCAAGCTTAACCGAGGTTCCGTCATCTCTTCAATATCTTGACAAGCTGGAAGAACTTGATCTCGATTTGAGCTATAATCTTACAAGTTTTCCAATGCTTGATTCAAAGGTTCTCAGAAAACTTGCTATACGTCGGTGCCTAGATATGACCACGTGTCCAACGATTTCACAAAATATGAAAAGCTTACATTTGGCGGAAACTTCAATCAAAGAAGTTCCACAATCAGTTGCTAGCGAGTTGGAAAGTCTTTATCTAAATGATTGCCCAGAGGTGACCAAGTTTCCAGATTATTTAGAGGATATAGAAGAATTATATCTAAGTAGAACTGCTATTAAAGAGGTGCCCTCGTCAATCCAGTTTCTCACAAGACTCAGCTATTTGGATATGAATGGTTGCTCAAAACTTGAGAGCTTCCCAGAAATCACAGTGCCTATGAAATCTTTGCAGAGTCTTCACTTGAGTAAAACAGGTATTAAAGAGATACCCTCATCATCATTTAAGCATATGACATCTTTGACGGCTCTATTTTTAGATGGAACACCTATTAAAGCGTTACCTGAGCTCCCCCCTTCGCTGACGACTCTAACAACACATGACTGTCCATCACTAGAAACTGTGACATCAACCATCAATATTGCCTGGTTATGGCATCGATTGGATTTTAGAAATTGCTTCAAATTGGATCAGAAACCACTGGTAGCGGCAATGCATTTGAAAATTCAG TCCGGAGAGGAGATCAAGGGATTTGATGAAACAATTCGAATGGTTCTACCGGGGAGTGAGATTCCAGAATGGTTCGGTGACAAAGGAATTGGATCTTCACTCACCATACAGTTGCCCTCAAATTGTCATCAGCTCAAAGGAATTGCTTTCTGTCTTGTCTTTCCACCCCCTCTTCCCTACCATGAGATGCCTTATGAATTCGATGATCATCCTGAAGTTCGCGTAAATGTTGTTTGCCATGTGAAGAGTAAAAACGGTGAgcatgatggtgatgatgaagtCGTATTAAATTCCTTGAAGACATGTGACTCAGATCACATGATTCTACACTACGTGCTCAGATTGGTAAATAATTTGAGTAAATATTCTGGCAATGAAGTTACATTTAAATTCTACCATGCAGTGTCCCCATGGGGGAGGAGGGTAGATCATGAGATCCGAAGGCCTGTCGAGCTGAAAAGCTGTGGGGTGTATCTGCACTTTGATGAAAATCTACCGGCAGACAAAAGTTCAGAAGAAAATTAA
- the LOC140955055 gene encoding uncharacterized protein translates to MTGQDEIQKPSNMGQISSVIPSSGPSFANFITSIADPIELCDLKLQNRRSQRNKARKLSRKSSSFKRRKSRKMENQSSKQAEMGITEYSVSDNGIMNRNAIIRSGRDLAREDDASSVQVLFSSSSNKQTPETIHTDPRDEANSCWVVGKAILQSHEDSHLMTQTLQGGRDKKSCARSLVRNFNLDILVILETKLENIDDYTINSIWGRHSRDWFAVPSLGLSGGILCIWNPASICVSNCSVAMNGRILNIEGVLSRYNLECMVSLVYAPNDGLLKKEVWDYLVSFKNNISKPWCLAGDFNETLSPSDRKGSSKISSSMLSFKMCVDSCGLVELPLNGKKFTWSRGNAASHIDRMFVTGDWLQHLPSSTLYGLPKNFSDHRPLHMLVDSINWGPKPVRMMNCWWLNSDFVKMVQLYWNTTSNTSSGKRSMVVALKLLKDRCKKWSRDVVGNNSSKIPVLEIEADVLDSQKESRDLSAAELFRSNIISASLRTLYRMQESAWHQKSKVQWCKLGDKNTRFFHLSATTRQKKNQIFSLDVEGATLTKPGDVKMVVFNFFNKLYPFIDRPRASCNNLNFLKLQPSSSTALELPFSADEVKTIVWDCEGNKSLGPDGINFFFIKKAWNIIGGDIVQMVDEFYRTNILPPNINSSFVTLIPKVKGANKLQDFRPISLVGSLYKIISKLLASRVKRVLPEVISDHQNAFIKGRQILDSVLIANEAINYMKKKKGKGYLFKLDFHKAFDSVLWDYVNEVMASMGFGSRWPGWIMQCLSTAKMSVLVNDSPMKEFSLEKGLRQGDPLSPFLFNIAVQGLSCMLQRGCDPGLIEGVSIGQAGFPLSHLQFADETFIFSSASLESMQNVKRILLCFELMSGLKVNFSKNSIFGVGIEDHVCDYTAQTLRCKQGLLPFKYLGLPIGANSYRLLIWNPIIQNISSRLAAWKGKLLSIGGRLCLIKLVLSNLPIYFLSSFPMPVAVSTTIEKKFRCFLWSGKEEGKSMCNVGWPTVSMPKSAGGLGIGSLQNKNKALLFKWLWRYGSEESSMWKDVITSIYNPKYHSLIPQDHITDNGRLAEKFPTLFQLSNDKDASLEKMGMWDGHAWCWVFSWTRDLRGRKTGLLAQIYPMNIVFSFRGIWRGLVPPKVEVFCWMAIINKINTRSMLVKRGILDISAVNCPICLVEEEMVDHLFIHCYKHWLIWSKIIHWWGLAWCCPRNLANLFSQWDSLVYGKFQKKVWVMLFFSATWSMWLLCNDVIFKQKIPDYDTLFFLIVTRLYLWIKAIELDFPYSSSDLLRSAEGLVRWTNSQKLRIGIMWSPPMTNRFKWNVDGSSIRKPSPSGIGGVLRNHHGILLETVTSIINIGRLWFGLDFTNCFKLDQKQLIDAMHLKIQSGVEIPYDRIQMVLPGSEIPEWFGDKGIGSSLTIQLPSNCLQLKGIAFCLVFQLPLSHDMPITVISGRSDVHVNYDYHVTSKNGEHNGDDEVVFASHKSSLSVDLRTCDSDHMILCYELKLVNQLRGSAGGCSGGAGSGWQSRKQEEEENRRSYRERKTSRWLCLSPMRIWDGGEAETPSFGGGGMFLWGFQGLKRRWREKEGRNVVEEGNLVYSGVKFQPLIQLGRIPTVGSK, encoded by the exons ATGACGGGCCAAGATGAAATCCAGAAGCCATCCAATATGGGCCAGATATCAAGTGTTATCCCAAGCAGTGGGCCATCTTTTGCCAATTTTATTACTTCCATTGCAGATCCAATCGAACTGTGTGATTTGAAATTACAGAACAGGAGATCCCAACGCAATAAGGCAAGAAAGTTGTCTCGTAAATCATCATccttcaaaagaagaaaatcgcGCAAAATGGAAAATCAAAGCTCTAAACAAGCTGAGATGGGAATCACTGAGTATTCAGTATCCGATAATGGAATCATGAATAGAAATGCTATTATTCGATCTGGAAGGGACCTAGCTAGAGAGGATGACGCAAGCAGTGTGCAAGTTCTTTTTTCCTCATCATCTAATAAACAAACACCTGAGACTATACATACTGACCCCAGGGATGAAGCGAACTCTTGCTGGGTGGTGGGAAAAGCAATATTGCAAAGTCATGAGGACAGCCATCTCATGACACAGACACTACAAG GAGGTAGAGACAAGAAAAGTTGTGCGAGGTCTCTGGTTAGAAATTTTAATCTAGATATTTTGGTTATTCTGGAgacaaaacttgaaaatattgatgattACACTATCAACTCAATCTGGGGTAGACATTCTAGGGACTGGTTTGCAGTGCCTTCTCTAGGCCTTTCCGGGGGTATTCTCTGCATATGGAATCCGGCATCTATTTGTGTTTCTAATTGTTCAGTGGCTATGAATGGTCGTATTCTAAATATTGAAGGGGTGCTATCTCGATACAATTTGGAATGTATGGTCTCTTTGGTTTACGCCCCAAATGATGGTTTATTAAAGAAGGAGGTCTGGGATTATCTTGtgtcttttaaaaacaacattagCAAACCATGGTGTCTTGCAGGGGACTTTAATGAAACTCTCTCCCCATCAGATAGGAAAGGTAGCTCTAAAATCTCATCCTCCATGCTAAGTTTCAAGATGTGTGTTGACAGCTGTGGTCTGGTTGAACTCCCCTTAAATGGGAAGAAGTTTACGTGGTCTAGAGGAAATGCTGCGAGTCATATTGATAGAATGTTTGTGACGGGCGATTGGCTGCAGCATCTTCCATCATCTACTTTGTATGGACTCCCGAAGAATTTTTCAGATCACAGACCATTACATATGTTGGTAGACTCTATAAACTGGGGACCAAAGCCTGTTCGGATGATGAATTGCTGGTGGCTAAACTCTGACTTTGTGAAGATGGTTCAGCTCTACTGGAATACAACCTCAAATACAAGCTCTGGCAAACGAAGTATGGTTGTAGccttaaagttattaaaagatAGATGTAAGAAATGGAGCAGAGATGTTGTGGGCAACAATTCCAGCAAGATCCCAGTTCTAGAAATTGAAGCAGACGTCCTAGATTCTCAAAAAGAGAGTAGAGACTTATCAGCTGCTGAATTATTCCGAAGCAACATAATCTCTGCTAGTCTTAGAACGTTATACAGAATGCAAGAGTCTGCATGGCATCAAAAGTCAAAAGTGCAGTGGTGCAAACTTGGAGATAAGAACACCCGCTTCTTCCATTTATCTGCTACAACACGccagaaaaagaatcaaatcttTTCTCTAGATGTTGAAGGAGCGACTTTGACGAAACCCGGTGATGTGAAGATGGTtgtattcaatttcttcaacaaGCTGTACCCTTTTATAGATAGACCTAGAGCCTCCTGCAATAATCTGAATTTCCTAAAGCTTCAGCCCTCGTCCTCGACTGCTTTAGAACTGCCATTCTCTGCCGATGAGGTCAAAACTATTGTGTGGGATTGTGAAGGAAACAAATCACTAGGTCCCGATggtatcaacttcttcttcattaaaaaagCTTGGAACATCATTGGCGGGGACATTGTTCAAATGGTGGATGAATTCTACCGGACTAATATTCTTCCTCCAAACATCAACAGCTCTTTTGTCACCCTTATCCCAAAGGTAAAAGGAGCCAATAAGCTACAGGATTTTAGGCCTATCAGCTTGGTAGGCAGCCTCtacaaaattatctcaaaactGCTAGCATCTAGAGTGAAACGAGTTCTACCTGAAGTCATCAGTGACCACCAAAATGCTTTCATCAAAGGAAGGCAAATTCTGGATAGTGTGCTGATTGCCAATGAGGCAATTAActacatgaagaagaaaaagggcaaAGGATATCTCTTTAAACTAGACTTCCACAAAGCATTTGATTCAGTGTTATGGGACTATGTGAATGAAGTCATGGCCAGTATGGGTTTTGGAAGTCGATGGCCAGGCTGGATTATGCAATGTCTATCAACAGCCAAGATGTCTGTGCTGGTAAACGACTCCCCCATGAAGGAATTCAGTTTAGAAAAAGGGCTACGTCAAGGAGaccctctttctccttttctcttcaataTTGCGGTGCAGGGGCTAAGCTGCATGCTACAGCGAGGGTGTGATCCGGGGCTGATTGAGGGAGTGAGCATCGGGCAGGCTGGTTTTCCTTTATCTCATCTACAATTTGCAGACGAGACATTCATTTTTAGTTCAGCCTCCTTAGAAAGCATGCAGAATGTTAAGCGCATACTATTGTGCTTTGAGCTCATGTCGGGCTTGAAAGTTAACTTCTCCAAAAACAGTATCTTTGGTGTGGGTATAGAAGATCACGTGTGTGACTACACTGCACAGACACTAAGATGTAAGCAAGGGCTCCTCCCTTTCAAATATCTTGGCCTTCCCATTGGTGCAAATTCTTACAGACTTCTGATATGGAATCCTATCATTCAAAATATCAGCTCTAGGCTGGCTGCATGGAAAGGGAAGCTCTTATCGATAGGGGGGAGGTTATGCTTAATTAAATTGGTTCTTAGCAACTTGCCCATTTACTTTCTCTCTTCGTTCCCTATGCCTGTGGCGGTATCAACAACAATTGAAAAGAAGTTCAGATGCTTTTTGTGGTCCGGAAAAGAGGAAGGCAAGTCTATGTGCAATGTTGGCTGGCCAACTGTGTCGATGCCAAAGAGTGCTGGTGGACTTGGCATTGGATCtctgcaaaacaaaaataaagctctATTATTCAAATGGCTATGGAGGTATGGCTCTGAGGAGTCGAGCATGTGGAAGGATGTGATTACAAGCATTTACAATCCTAAATACCACAGTCTTATACCGCAGGATCATATCACAG ACAATGGCAGATTGGCAGAGAAGTTCCCTACACTATTTCAGTTGTCCAACGATAAAGACGCCAGCCTAGAAAAGATGGGAATGTGGGATGGTCATGCATGGTGCTGGGTTTTCTCCTGGACCAGAGATTTGAGAGGCCGGAAGACTGGACTTCTTGCTCAAAT TTATCCAATGAACATTGTCTTCTCCTTTAGGGGGATTTGGAGAGGTCTCGTCCCTCCTAAAGTAGAGGTTTTTTGCTGGATGGCCattatcaacaaaatcaacaccCGCAGCATGTTAGTTAAAAGAGGCATACTGGATATCTCAGCTGTAAACTGTCCGATCTGCCTGGTTGAGGAAGAAATGGTCGACCACCTTTTTATTCATTGCTACAAGCACTGGctcatttggtccaaaatcaTCCATTGGTGGGGCTTAGCTTGGTGTTGTCCAAGGAACTTGGCAAATCTCTTCTCTCAGTGGGACTCTTTGGTTTATggcaaatttcagaaaaaagtaTGGGTGATGTTGTTCTTTTCTGCGACATGGTCTATGTGGCTTCTATGCAATGATGTGATATTTAAGCAGAAGATCCCAGACTATGATACTTTGTTCTTCCTTATTGTTACTCGGCTTTACTTATGGATAAAGGCTATAGAACTGGATTTTCCCTACTCCTCCTCAGATTTGCTACGATCTGCTGAAGGTCTAGTTCGGTGGACTAATTCTCAAAAGTTGAGGATTGGTATTATGTGGTCTCCCCCTATGACGAATAGATTCAAATGGAATGTTGATGGATCCTCTATCAGAAAACCTAGCCCCTCCGGAATAGGTGGTGTTTTGCGGAATCATCATGGAAtacttttag AAACCGTGACATCAATCATCAATATCGGTAGATTATGGTTTGGATTGGATTTTACAAATTGCTTCAAATTGGATCAGAAACAACTGATAGATGCAATGCATTTGAAAATTCAG TCCGGAGTGGAGATCCCATATGATAGAATTCAAATGGTTCTACCGGGGAGTGAAATTCCAGAATGGTTCGGTGACAAAGGAATTGGATCTTCACTCACCATACAGTTGCCCTCAAATTGTCTTCAGCTCAAGGGAATTGCTTTCTGCCTTGTCTTTCAACTCCCTCTCTCCCATGACATGCCTATTACAGTGATCAGTGGTCGTTCTGACGTTCATGTCAATTATGATTACCATGTTACGAGTAAAAACGGTGAGCATAATGGTGATGATGAAGTCGTCTTCGCTTCCCATAAAAGCTCTCTATCAGTGGACTTGAGGACATGTGACTCAGATCACATGATTCTATGCTACGAGCTCAAATTGGTAAATCAGTTAC